CTAAATCATATAACTCTAGGTGATCCACGTTGTACAGAGTCTGTGTTATGTCTTCCCACTCACCTTGAGGTGTAGATTTCTGGTATAAAAAGGGTTTACCGTTGATTAATTTGGCTTTATATTGTGTTTGTGTCATGATTTACGGGGTTTACAGTTAATATGTATCTAGTGTGTAGGGCCAgtacattcttacacaccGGTGCATTATCTAAAGCCTTAAATTACCATACGTACTAcacataatatactatatacacagtatttaatatatttattatatgttaCTGTGctaatgtgtaagtgttTTAGTGTGTTAGTGtgttagtgtgtaaaaatgtgtaaatttgtaaaagggtaaaaagtgtgtaagaatgtgtaaaaggtaaaaaatgtgtaagaaatgtgtaagagtGTTAATCATTTGGTGAATCGAAGACTGTGTAGTAGTTTGGGAAGACGAGAGTGTTGGTATTGTCTTCGAAGATGATAGAGATTGGGGATGGTTCATCTTCATTGGGTATCCAGATGATTCTGCCTCGAAGTTTCATTCCTAAACAGGGGTCATTATCACTAAATAAACAAGTTTCTGTATTGGCATTTTCTATTAATTTCCAGTCGTCAGGTTTCTGAAGTTGTTTCCCAGGCTCCACCCAGTCATTCTCATACCCCTCCATACTCAAAATTTCCATTACATTCTCCTCAAACAGTAAACTCATAGTGTTGTTCTTCAAATTGAAAAGGATTTCAGTTGGTAATCCATGAAAAGGTTCCACAGCGTAAGACCACAATAACTTATCACCCAGCTTCACGTGGTAGCAAAGGAAAAGAGTAATTATCCTCATGGTAAATCCCTTTAACTCTGTTCTACACTGTGATACCGTGGTTAAATTGAGATTTAAATCATAGAGTTCTAGATCGTCCAAGTTGTGTCTAGTGTGTGTAATGTCTCGCCAGGAGCCTTCAAAGTTAGTTCTGGAGTATAACACAGGTTTACCATCGACTAATTCAGCTTTATACTGTAATTCCGCAGccatatttaacaatattagtattattctGAGTGTTTCGGAGGGTCCGGTAAGGCGTTGGTAGGGCCAGTACATTCTTACCAATACATACAAAATACTGATTTAAGAGGTTAATTATACTGTAAGTAACATGTAAATAAGATTACTATGGATATATTAAGTGTATTAACGGTGTATAAAGtactaatagtattttaccCAGTATAcccatactattatacatatactattatatatattatatatagtatattatatatataatatggtatagtatatatagtatagtattacgtgtctgggtttaagAGTATAGTACAGTATTTATGTAGTATTAAAGTTATACAGCAAAGTAGCTCACTCTCcccttatattattagctcaCTCTCcccttatattattagctccctctccccttacattattagctccctcttggggtataaaATTAGGGTATATAGTTGGGTATATTTAGgagtatattaaattattgtgtGAATCACCAGTTGGCAGGTCTAACACCAGGTACATAGcccaaatttacaaattctcTCAGGAAATGCCTACCAAGTCCAAAAAATCCATAATACGCTCTAAACCTTCCtgtaatactattatttcTAATACTTCAGTAGTATGACTAAGACCCCTaaagggagctaataaagtatatacccctagagggagctaacAACATAAGggtacccctagagggagctaattctaatactattaactatacacccctagagggagctactttaaGTATTGCTTAACTATgtaccccgagagggagctaactAAGTTCCAGGGTTAAATAACTGTGGAAAAAgtaccccgagagggagctaactAAGTTCCAGGGTTAAATAACTGTGGAAAAAGTACCCCTAGAGAGAGctaactaattatatacctaatacctaatactatatacccctagagggagaTATCTTAGTTTACCCCAAGAGagagctactttactatatacccctagagagagctactttactatatactcttagctatacccctagagggagctaattaactaatacccctagaggaagataactaatacccctagaggaagctacttaactatataggggagagggagctaattaagTAGGAGTGATAATTAGTACGCCTGGGAAAAAGAGACCCATCGGGGTGGCTAACTAAGTGTACAaaactaagtaataaataactaagtggATGCAAGCACCGCAACGGACCAGAAATTGGGCAGTAGTGATGAAATTTGGCGGGTGAGGAGTCCTTGGGAAGCGCGTCGAGTTTGTATTTCCAGTACATGAGCTCGCCAATGGTCCTCGAGTCCCTAATGTACTCCTTGTACCTTTTCCGCACAAAGTGGTAAATAGTTTTAAAGTACTTTCTCCTCCTAGCACGGACCACTATTGCTCTCCTCGCCGGCATAAACTGGCCCTCCGGTGaaactaatatatttacaaaGTTATATCAATTATATAAGCTCGTGACAATAGTTATGTTGTACCGTTGTTTTTCCCGAAGAATCCTACGGGTCGTTGTGGCTCGACCCAGAGCTCTTGGGGTATTTCAGGGCCATAATACATCAACTGCCTCCGTACCACCTCGTCATCACTATGAAATCTCGGAATCCTCAGCCCAAACTCATCTACAACTTTTCAACCCATTTTTCCACACAATTAACACATAATTAAtcaattttcattattaaataattaaataatttttattattaaataattaaataattgtttgGTGTGTAGATTACCTTGAAGGGTGTTGAGATTGTGAGAATTTGTCTGGGATTCTACGGTAGGATTTGCATAAATTTGATCATTTCCCGGGCTAAAAACGTCTGAGTGTGTGgaaattgtgttaatttCTGGCGATTTCAAGTGATTGAATAAAAAGTCACGTCGTTGGTTCAATTGgtaaataaaacaatttacataattaactaataaaatagtgaaaataatgtgaaaAAAGAGCATAAATTGTGAAGTAATGAGGTGAGGTTTGTTGTATTTAAAGATCCGCTGGTAGGAGCCCCAGCGTTGGATTCCAAATGTTAATTTCATTACTTTTCTGtacaataaaaattttatcctcACCTGTCagttttattaattgtTGCCCTGTTAGATGAAATTTAATCTAACTCCCGCAAATTCTGTAAATTATCTCCGGAAATTTTTCTAAAGTTTTTTTCTCCTGAACTCtcacacatttttttattcaCACTTTTTTCTATTCAAAATGGCATTATTGTCACAACTCATACCAATTTCATACGAAGGTAATGCTCATACCATTCTTACTATCAACCCATAATTCTAACTCCCCGTTCATCCTCAATAGTACAGTTGACTATACTTATTTACTGATAGCTATGGGTACCAGGTTCGAAACCCCGTCCCGTAACTATCCTAAaactatttattatcacgagaacaatttatattatcacgagataacaatatttacattatttacattatttacatttgttTATGTGATTTACTGTGTTAATATGTTGTAGACGAGTTTGATGTGTGGTCTGTGATTGAGTCTAGGGTCAGGAGTATTAGTAAATTCGAGGTGACCTTGACCCGGAACACTAAGCTTGAGAATTTACTAATTCTAAACTCACACGCCAACCACAACCACAACCACAACCCCGACTCCGAACAAGAcaaaaagaaaaagaacCTCAAAGTCAAAAAATACATACAATGCACCTATCTCAACTATACCAACACTAATAACTCTGTTAACACTAACACAAATAACTCTGTCAATAGTAACACAAATAACTCTGTTAACACTAACACTAATAACTCTGTTAACACTAACACAATGTGTACTGGTAACACAGTGAGTAGTGGATACATAACGGAGAAGCCGTACTTGTATATGTATTTGATGAGGAACATGTCAGTGTCGGATTACCAGCGTTTGTGTAAGGAGCGTTTGAAGCAGTTCCTTAACGACCGATTGGGTAATAAACTTAACGAGGAGTTTCTCATTATTATCCTCATGGACGGAACCGACAACAGCAACAAACTCTACAACAAACTCAAACTCAAACTACTCAAACTCAACATCTCCAACCGAATCATCAAACTCTATACCACAAGTATTTCTTACCcattcatatttattttgtagTTACGAGTTGACAATATTACTTATTTTGTAGTTACGAGtttacaatattttgtattttatagttaCGAGTTGACAAaattatctattttatAGTTACGAGTTTACAAGTAGTTGTTACGAGTTGAcaaaattatgtattttattgttaCGAGTTGAcaaaatagataaatttgttgtCACGAGTATACACTCTGTAGTTACGAGTTGAcaaaatagataaatttgttgttACGAGTAGACAACTAGTAGTTACGAGTAGACAGAATAgaaaattgtgtagattCTGTGGTTGGTGTGAGGGAGGACGAGAATGTGCAGTTGTTGGAGAAGTTGATAAAGAAGTACGTCGTCCTAAACATTAACAAACGCTACCTCTACCTCCTCATCAACATCATCACCATCTCCAACACCAACTCCATCAACTCCATTCCCAACTCCTACCACTCTTTTAACACACATGACACTCCCATAGACTCTTCTAACACTCCCATGGACTCTCCTGACACTTCTAACAATGTTGATACTGTAGACACTGTCACCCCCGTAACTACTATAAATACTGTAGACCCTGTAACTACAGTAAACGTGGTGAGTAATGTGGAGAATGTGTTGATGGGATATGTGCGTAAGTATGAGGACTGGTTGGGTATATTTTATAAGCTCCGGCTGTTGACGGAGTATTTGATGTTTTACGAGTTGCTACACAACAACTCCTTCATCCTCGACTCTCTTAACTCCACCAAAATTACATCCACCCAAATTCTATCCACACAACACAACTCCATTCCACAACTCATTAACAATTCTCAACTACACAATAAGTTATGTAATGAGTTAACGTATTACGGCTTGAGAAAGTTCATTCTGTACAAACAGCTGCTCGTCATCAAACTGGAAATGGATGATTCAATAGTATACTTGGTaatattgttgatattCAACTTTGTGAACAGTGTGGTGACAAACACCGTTGGCACGATACTCCCAAACTCACTTTTATCCCATCAGAACTCTTGCGCATCCGATAACACTGAATCTCACACTGAATCTCACACAGGATCTCACACCGGATCTATTAGTGAATCTCACACAGGATCTCACACAGGATCTCACACCGGATCTATTAGTGAATCTATTAGTGAATCTCTTACAGGATCCTGTACCGAATCTATTAGTGAATCTATTAGTGAATCTCTTACAGGATCCTGTACCGAATCTCACACCGGCACGGAAGCTAAACTAGACAGGGCCATCGTCACCATCATCATCGAACTCATCATTCTCATCAATAACATTCTCAACTctagtaataataatagtaatagtacGAGTGATAGAGGAGAGATGAACAAGTTAATTGTGGACATCCTGAGAGATCAGTACAATCTTCATACTGTCAACAGTGTTGAGAATGTGGATACGGAAAGATGTATGACAAATGCGTACAAGTATGTGtcatttatatacttgTTACTGTACAAGTTTGTATCGTACACCAATATGAAATCTGCCGATACTATGGAGAAGTTAATTCCACTCGAAAGTGATGTGACCTTGTGTGACGGGGAAATGACCAACGAGTTTGTCGTGTACATCAACAACATCTACAACTCACTCATACAACTCTCCTATCTGTCCAATACTGATAACACAGTTGACACTACTAATAATAGGGATGACACAGATACACAGGTGTTACAATTGTTGGAAGAGGTTGAGAGTGAGATTGGGAGGATGTACaggtataaaaattacataatGAACTACTGCGTGAAGTACTTCATCCTCTCAAACCTCGTAAACCACAAGGAGCTCTTCCTACAGTTCAACGCCGAAGTTGATCAATCACAACTCTACGGCTCTTTCTACAACCCACAAGATATTATCACTGGAGATACTGTGGACAATTTTGACAATGTTGTTACTGAGGATACTTTAGACACTGTAGAAGATGTAGAAGATGAGGAGAATGAGGAGAATGAGGAAGAAGTTACTGAGGACACTGTGGACACCAATGCTAATGCAGTTGACACTGATGCTAATGTAGTAGACACAGAACCAAATGTAGtagaagaagaagaagaggaaCTGGAAGAATATGAGGAAGACTGGGAGGAAATGTGTGAGCCGTTGGGTTCAATGGGTTTGGAGTTGAAGGTGTACAACTGTGACGAGTACGAGCACATCTTCAACAAGAAGAACTATAACCCGAACAACATCGAGGAGGGCATCAACGTACACAAACACTGCAAAAATTATCTCCACATTCTAATCATCACCAACTCCACATCCACATCCACTCAATCCACCAAAGATAACACACCCACCAATGATTCTGTTAACTCTATCAACTCAGGAGACACTGTGGACAATGTGGACACTGGGGATATTGGGGAAAGAGTGTTTACGGGGTTGAGTATGAGACTGAGGGGGATGGGCCTTCGAATATGTGAGGTGATGGCGATAAACGTGGACAACAAGACGAAGGAGGTGGCAATTCCCATAACCAAGGACCAAATCACACTTCCAGACTTCAAGTCCAAACTACTCCTATGCCTTCTTATGGCACAGTCCCATTCCAAACATGGAACACAGGGTTTAACAcattctacacattctacacattctaCACAATCTAAACAGGGAGTACAAAGTTTAACGAAGGAACCCCAATTACTTCCTAGGGAGTTGAGGATGATGTTGTTGAGGGGAGGGTTGGTGTTGAGTAGGAGTAGGTATGAGATTGGTGTGTCGGAGGTGTTTGACGTGGAGTTGTTTGGTGAATTTATACACTTGGCAATTAACTTTAGACACCTGGTCAAGATCAACAAGGTGATGGTAAACGATAAAATCCTGTCCACCAACAATTTACTACTCAACTTCAACTCCGCCTACAAAATACTCATCGATCAAATTATCACCACTCTAGACTCTAACgataataatactgttaacactgtAGACACTGTTGACACTGTAGAATCTGCTGCAGTAACTGCTGCAGTAGATAGtactgtaaatagtatagagAGTACTGTAGACACtgtaaatactgtaaatagtatagagAGTGTAGAGAATGTGGATAATACTGTGGAAGATACTGTAGCAGATGCCGTGGGACCTGACACCGTAACGGAGAACGCCGTCACTGAAATAAAAGTGTATTACAAGATGTATAGAAAGTTTAAGGCGTCGTTGCAGGAGTTGTCTGAGGAGTTGGTGTACCTGATTCACCTGAACAGGATTAATAACACTTTTACAATTGCCAGAGGCGCACCCTCCGGCACCACACCCAACACCAACCCCTCCACACTCAAAGATAAAATCAAATCCAACATCAAAATCATACAACCCTTCAAACACACTATTCACCATACTAACTCTGCAAATGGTAACTCGGTAAATGGTAAGAAGAGTGTGAAATCAATGGTTTCGGATTGGAGTAGTGTGTGTAGGCCGGAATCCgatgtaaaatatgtgaTGAATGTGC
Above is a window of Theileria parva strain Muguga chromosome 2, complete sequence, whole genome shotgun sequence DNA encoding:
- the rps14 gene encoding Ribosomal protein S14p/S29e family protein gives rise to the protein MLFFHIIFTILLVNYVNCFIYQLNQRRDFLFNHLKSPEINTISTHSDVFSPGNDQIYANPTVESQTNSHNLNTLQVVDEFGLRIPRFHSDDEVVRRQLMYYGPEIPQELWVEPQRPVGFFGKNNVSPEGQFMPARRAIVVRARRRKYFKTIYHFVRKRYKEYIRDSRTIGELMYWKYKLDALPKDSSPAKFHHYCPISGRFRAYYGFFGLGRHFLREFVNLGYVPGVRPANW
- a CDS encoding Trafficking protein particle complex subunit 10 TRAPPC10 family protein — encoded protein: MALLSQLIPISYEDEFDVWSVIESRVRSISKFEVTLTRNTKLENLLILNSHANHNHNHNPDSEQDKKKKNLKVKKYIQCTYLNYTNTNNSVNTNTNNSVNSNTNNSVNTNTNNSVNTNTMCTGNTVSSGYITEKPYLYMYLMRNMSVSDYQRLCKERLKQFLNDRLGNKLNEEFLIIILMDGTDNSNKLYNKLKLKLLKLNISNRIIKLYTTNSVVGVREDENVQLLEKLIKKYVVLNINKRYLYLLINIITISNTNSINSIPNSYHSFNTHDTPIDSSNTPMDSPDTSNNVDTVDTVTPVTTINTVDPVTTVNVVSNVENVLMGYVRKYEDWLGIFYKLRLLTEYLMFYELLHNNSFILDSLNSTKITSTQILSTQHNSIPQLINNSQLHNKLCNELTYYGLRKFILYKQLLVIKLEMDDSIVYLVILLIFNFVNSVVTNTVGTILPNSLLSHQNSCASDNTESHTESHTGSHTGSISESHTGSHTGSHTGSISESISESLTGSCTESISESISESLTGSCTESHTGTEAKLDRAIVTIIIELIILINNILNSSNNNSNSTSDRGEMNKLIVDILRDQYNLHTVNSVENVDTERCMTNAYKYVSFIYLLLYKFVSYTNMKSADTMEKLIPLESDVTLCDGEMTNEFVVYINNIYNSLIQLSYLSNTDNTVDTTNNRDDTDTQVLQLLEEVESEIGRMYRYKNYIMNYCVKYFILSNLVNHKELFLQFNAEVDQSQLYGSFYNPQDIITGDTVDNFDNVVTEDTLDTVEDVEDEENEENEEEVTEDTVDTNANAVDTDANVVDTEPNVVEEEEEELEEYEEDWEEMCEPLGSMGLELKVYNCDEYEHIFNKKNYNPNNIEEGINVHKHCKNYLHILIITNSTSTSTQSTKDNTPTNDSVNSINSGDTVDNVDTGDIGERVFTGLSMRLRGMGLRICEVMAINVDNKTKEVAIPITKDQITLPDFKSKLLLCLLMAQSHSKHGTQGLTHSTHSTHSTQSKQGVQSLTKEPQLLPRELRMMLLRGGLVLSRSRYEIGVSEVFDVELFGEFIHLAINFRHLVKINKVMVNDKILSTNNLLLNFNSAYKILIDQIITTLDSNDNNTVNTVDTVDTVESAAVTAAVDSTVNSIESTVDTVNTVNSIESVENVDNTVEDTVADAVGPDTVTENAVTEIKVYYKMYRKFKASLQELSEELVYLIHLNRINNTFTIARGAPSGTTPNTNPSTLKDKIKSNIKIIQPFKHTIHHTNSANGNSVNGKKSVKSMVSDWSSVCRPESDVKYVMNVPYYGYINKSIKMNINLVSTKDVIFSYCINDDENWFIEGLVINNNIKLLKDQRMNINLVLIPLKQGHLNIPKISFKNLKLNLPNHNITIFPPNQVLI